In Myxococcus stipitatus, the following are encoded in one genomic region:
- the apaG gene encoding Co2+/Mg2+ efflux protein ApaG, which yields MSSSATTDGIRITVKPAYWPERSSPESGQYAFMYTVEIVNEGEAPAQLKSRHWLITDATGKVEEVKGEGVVGRQPRLAAGERFEYTSWAMLRTPFGTMRGSYEMERPDGTSFEARIAEFALTLPNALH from the coding sequence ATGTCTTCCAGCGCCACCACTGACGGGATTCGAATCACCGTGAAGCCGGCCTATTGGCCGGAGCGCAGCTCGCCCGAGTCGGGGCAGTACGCCTTCATGTACACGGTGGAAATCGTCAACGAAGGGGAGGCGCCCGCGCAGCTGAAGTCGCGCCACTGGCTCATCACCGACGCCACCGGGAAGGTGGAAGAGGTGAAGGGCGAGGGCGTGGTGGGCCGGCAGCCCCGCCTGGCCGCGGGCGAGCGCTTCGAGTACACGAGCTGGGCGATGTTGCGCACGCCGTTCGGCACCATGCGCGGCAGCTACGAGATGGAGCGGCCAGACGGCACGAGCTTCGAGGCGCGCATCGCGGAGTTCGCCCTCACCCTGCCCAACGCCCTGCACTGA
- a CDS encoding HAD family phosphatase: MPSKAAFFDVDGTLVKTNVVHVYAYYAMNRGSVLGIAGRTLSTALSIPLFGAMDTLDRKTFNEFFYRYYAGLSEDRLITIAEDMFEDVLQPALFEQSQDLIDQARRSGCKVVLVTGALDFTMRPLARHLGADDMIANKMQFVGGKATGKVIPPIIEGANKANAIRAYCTKEGLTLDKCHGYSDSASDYAMLAVVGRPTAVNPDLRLRSIARAYNWPILDLK, from the coding sequence ATGCCCTCGAAAGCCGCATTTTTCGATGTCGACGGGACGCTCGTGAAGACGAACGTCGTCCACGTCTACGCGTACTACGCGATGAACCGGGGCTCCGTGCTGGGCATCGCGGGGCGGACGCTGAGCACCGCCCTGAGCATCCCGCTCTTCGGAGCCATGGACACGTTGGACCGCAAGACGTTCAACGAGTTCTTCTACCGCTATTACGCGGGGTTGAGTGAGGACCGGCTCATCACCATCGCCGAGGACATGTTCGAGGACGTGCTCCAGCCCGCCCTCTTCGAACAGTCCCAGGACCTCATCGACCAGGCGCGTCGCAGCGGGTGCAAGGTCGTGCTCGTCACCGGCGCGCTGGACTTCACCATGCGCCCTCTCGCCCGGCACCTGGGCGCCGACGACATGATCGCCAACAAGATGCAGTTCGTGGGCGGCAAGGCGACCGGCAAGGTGATTCCGCCCATCATCGAGGGCGCCAACAAGGCCAACGCCATCCGCGCCTACTGCACCAAGGAGGGCCTGACGCTGGACAAGTGCCACGGCTACTCCGACAGCGCCTCTGACTACGCCATGCTCGCGGTGGTGGGACGTCCCACCGCGGTGAACCCGGACCTGCGGCTGCGCTCCATCGCGCGCGCCTACAACTGGCCCATCCTCGACCTCAAGTAA
- the hemH gene encoding ferrochelatase, with protein sequence MTTPGAKRGLLLLNLGTPDAPDSGAVRRYLREFLSDPRVVDIHPVGRWLLLNLIILPVRPAKSAEAYRKVWMPQGSPLLVYSRELEAAVRERLGGEYEVELAMRYGSPSIPDAVASLRARGVMDFTVMPLYPQEATSSSASSLARVYEVMTEGWDVPNVRAVPAFHSHPSFLEAFTSVARPVIAETRSDHVLFSFHGVPERHVRKTDTSGEHCFASAGCCDVLTDANQHCYRAQCFSTARGLAERLGLKADGWSVSFQSRLGRTPWVKPYTDLVLPELAKRGVKRLAVMCPSFVADCLETLEEVGLRAREQFVEAGGESLTLVPSLNAHPEWVDAVVRMVRESDGAPTAGASP encoded by the coding sequence ATGACGACTCCAGGCGCGAAGCGGGGCTTGCTCCTTCTGAACCTGGGGACGCCGGACGCGCCGGACTCCGGGGCGGTGCGGCGCTACCTGCGGGAGTTCCTGAGCGACCCTCGGGTGGTGGACATCCATCCGGTGGGGCGCTGGCTCCTGCTCAACCTCATCATCCTGCCGGTCCGCCCCGCCAAGAGCGCGGAGGCGTACCGCAAGGTGTGGATGCCCCAAGGCTCGCCGTTGCTGGTGTACAGCCGGGAGTTGGAGGCCGCGGTGCGCGAGCGGCTGGGCGGCGAGTACGAGGTGGAGCTCGCCATGCGCTACGGCTCGCCTTCCATCCCCGACGCGGTGGCGAGCCTTCGCGCGCGTGGGGTGATGGACTTCACCGTGATGCCCCTCTATCCGCAGGAGGCCACGTCGTCGTCCGCGTCCTCGCTGGCGCGGGTGTACGAGGTGATGACGGAGGGCTGGGATGTGCCCAACGTGCGCGCGGTGCCGGCGTTCCACAGCCACCCGTCGTTCCTGGAGGCCTTCACGTCGGTGGCGCGGCCGGTGATTGCGGAGACGCGCTCGGACCACGTGCTCTTCAGCTTCCACGGCGTGCCGGAACGGCACGTGCGCAAGACGGACACGTCGGGCGAGCACTGCTTCGCGTCCGCGGGGTGCTGTGACGTGCTCACCGATGCAAACCAGCACTGCTACCGCGCGCAGTGCTTCTCCACCGCGCGAGGACTGGCCGAGCGGCTGGGCCTGAAGGCGGACGGGTGGAGCGTGTCCTTCCAGTCCCGTCTGGGGCGCACCCCGTGGGTGAAGCCCTACACGGACCTGGTGCTGCCGGAGCTGGCGAAGCGGGGCGTGAAGCGGCTGGCGGTGATGTGCCCGTCCTTCGTCGCCGACTGCCTGGAGACGCTCGAGGAAGTGGGGCTGCGCGCCCGCGAGCAGTTCGTGGAGGCGGGGGGCGAGTCGCTGACGCTCGTCCCCTCGCTCAACGCCCACCCGGAATGGGTGGACGCGGTGGTGCGGATGGTCCGCGAGTCCGACGGCGCGCCTACTGCTGGGGCTTCGCCGTAG
- a CDS encoding SWIB/MDM2 domain-containing protein: MAAKKAAAKKAPAAKKPAAKKRAPNASFMKEMTPSAALAEIVGSKPLPRTEVVKKLWAYIKKNNLQDAKNKRQINADDKLKPIFGGKKNVTMFEMTSLVNKQLS, from the coding sequence ATGGCCGCCAAGAAAGCTGCTGCGAAGAAGGCTCCCGCCGCCAAGAAGCCCGCTGCGAAGAAGCGCGCCCCGAACGCGTCGTTCATGAAGGAGATGACTCCTTCTGCCGCGCTGGCTGAGATTGTCGGCAGCAAGCCGCTGCCGCGCACCGAGGTCGTCAAGAAGCTCTGGGCTTACATCAAGAAGAACAACCTTCAGGATGCGAAGAACAAGCGGCAGATCAACGCCGACGACAAGCTCAAGCCCATCTTCGGTGGCAAGAAGAACGTCACCATGTTCGAGATGACCTCGCTGGTGAACAAGCAGCTGAGCTGA
- the treY gene encoding malto-oligosyltrehalose synthase has translation MLLDGLEEEGSASSGGGTGATLSAEALAEDLFTRVKGDLGARPRTPLSTYRVQLHQGFTFQQARAVVPFLARLGVSDLYASPYLKATPGSTHGYDCVDHQHLNPEVGSAEDHAALCSTLREHGLGQVLDVVPNHMGIERGNRLWFDVLENGPSSVHAKYFDIDWSPVKEELRNKVLLPILGDQYGIVLERGELKLSFREGAFFVHYYDHLLPVAPRQYGRILRHGLERLEARLGTQAEPMVELLSILTAIEHLPLRTEVERARVIERHREKEVIKRRLAAVVASSPEVAAYVEDNVRVFNGEPGNPRSFDLLDAVLASCSYRLAHWRVAGEEINYRRFFDINGLAAIRVEDPEVFQEAHALIFRWLREGCVTGLRIDHPDGLFDPTAYFLDLQERYFIERAHALFLQELAGDDTRWPGVESSLRERWRAEVTEHPGSPLRKALYVVVEKIQGGRERIPEAWAVHGTTGYRFANAVSGLFVHPAAEAHLTETYARLTGETGDFAELVYQKKLLIMRVSMASEINVLAHELNRISEMSRRTRDFTLNSLRRALVEFVALFPVYRTYVDGWRPGLDARDVQYVEWTIQRAKERNATTNASIFDFLRDILLRRYPEQSDERERAVMLRFAMKLQQVTGPVMAKGLEDTVFYIYNRLVSLNEVGGEPERFGVRANTFHLRNQERAERWPSSQLTSSTHDTKRSEDVRARINVLTEVPEDWRKLARRWLRLTEKWAVALPSGPAPSANDVYLFLQTLVGAWPMGETLSSEERADFHRRIREYMAKAIKEAKVRTSWTNPDTAYDEAVARFVDACFDPEKGASFLEEVRSFKQRLERAGQHNALGQLLLKLASPGVADTYQGSELWDLSLVDPDNRRPVDFEARSRMLEALDARVEEDRAGLCARLAADMDDGRVKLFVVSQVLRLRLRLAELFRSGSYRALELSGARAQTAVAFAREREDAGVVVCAPRYVLSALESPEGLAGAYAGTFLDLPEAYAGMMFRDVFTGRQVRPERGVGGVVLPLAPLLSGFPVVLLERSAG, from the coding sequence ATGCTGCTCGACGGATTGGAAGAAGAGGGGAGCGCCTCCTCGGGAGGGGGAACAGGGGCCACGCTGAGCGCGGAGGCATTGGCCGAGGACCTGTTCACGCGTGTGAAGGGGGACTTGGGGGCACGTCCCCGCACGCCGCTGTCCACGTACCGGGTGCAGCTGCATCAAGGGTTCACCTTCCAGCAAGCGCGCGCGGTGGTGCCCTTCCTGGCGCGGCTGGGCGTGAGTGACTTGTACGCCTCGCCCTATCTCAAGGCCACGCCGGGCAGCACCCACGGCTACGACTGCGTGGACCACCAGCACCTCAACCCGGAGGTGGGCTCGGCGGAGGACCACGCGGCGCTGTGCTCGACGTTGCGCGAGCACGGACTGGGGCAGGTGCTGGACGTGGTGCCCAACCACATGGGCATCGAGCGCGGCAACCGGCTGTGGTTCGACGTGCTGGAGAACGGCCCCTCGTCCGTCCACGCGAAGTACTTCGACATCGACTGGTCGCCGGTGAAGGAGGAGCTGCGCAACAAGGTGCTCCTGCCCATCCTGGGAGACCAGTACGGCATCGTCCTGGAGCGGGGCGAATTGAAGCTGTCCTTTCGCGAGGGCGCCTTCTTCGTCCACTACTACGACCACCTGTTGCCGGTGGCGCCCCGGCAGTACGGCCGCATCCTCCGCCATGGATTGGAGCGACTGGAGGCGCGGCTGGGCACCCAGGCCGAGCCGATGGTGGAGCTGCTCTCCATCCTCACGGCCATTGAGCACCTGCCGCTGCGCACCGAGGTGGAGCGCGCCCGTGTCATCGAGCGCCACCGCGAGAAGGAGGTCATCAAGCGCCGCCTCGCCGCGGTGGTGGCCTCGAGCCCCGAGGTCGCCGCGTATGTCGAGGACAACGTGCGCGTCTTCAACGGCGAGCCGGGCAACCCGCGCTCGTTCGACCTGCTGGACGCGGTGCTGGCCTCGTGCAGCTACCGGCTCGCGCACTGGCGCGTGGCGGGAGAGGAGATCAACTACCGGCGCTTCTTCGACATCAACGGCCTGGCGGCCATCCGCGTGGAGGACCCGGAGGTCTTCCAGGAGGCCCACGCGCTCATCTTCCGGTGGCTGCGCGAGGGCTGTGTCACCGGGCTGCGCATCGACCACCCGGATGGCTTGTTCGACCCCACCGCGTACTTCCTGGACCTGCAGGAGCGCTACTTCATCGAGCGCGCGCACGCGCTCTTCCTTCAAGAACTCGCCGGGGATGACACCCGCTGGCCCGGCGTGGAGAGCTCGCTCCGGGAGCGCTGGCGCGCGGAGGTGACGGAGCATCCCGGCAGTCCGCTGCGCAAGGCCCTGTACGTGGTGGTGGAGAAGATTCAAGGCGGCCGCGAGCGAATCCCCGAGGCCTGGGCGGTCCACGGCACCACGGGCTACCGCTTCGCCAACGCGGTGAGCGGCCTGTTCGTCCACCCGGCGGCGGAGGCGCACCTGACGGAGACGTACGCACGCCTCACGGGGGAGACGGGGGACTTCGCGGAGCTCGTCTACCAGAAGAAGCTCCTCATCATGCGTGTGTCCATGGCCAGCGAAATCAACGTGCTGGCGCACGAGCTCAATCGCATCTCCGAGATGAGCCGCCGCACGCGCGACTTCACGCTCAACTCGCTGCGGCGCGCGCTGGTGGAGTTCGTCGCGCTGTTCCCGGTGTATCGGACGTATGTGGACGGCTGGCGCCCGGGGTTGGATGCGCGTGACGTGCAGTACGTGGAGTGGACCATCCAGCGCGCCAAGGAGCGCAACGCCACCACCAACGCCTCCATCTTCGACTTCCTGCGCGACATCCTCCTGCGCCGCTATCCGGAGCAGTCCGACGAGCGCGAGCGCGCCGTGATGCTGCGCTTCGCGATGAAGCTCCAACAGGTGACAGGGCCCGTCATGGCCAAGGGCCTGGAGGACACCGTCTTCTACATCTACAACCGGTTGGTGAGCCTCAATGAGGTGGGCGGCGAGCCCGAGCGCTTCGGCGTCCGCGCCAACACCTTCCACCTGCGCAACCAGGAGCGCGCGGAGCGTTGGCCGTCGAGCCAGCTCACCTCCAGCACCCACGACACCAAGCGCAGCGAGGACGTGCGCGCGCGCATCAACGTGCTGACGGAGGTGCCAGAGGACTGGCGCAAGCTGGCCCGGCGCTGGCTGCGCCTGACGGAGAAGTGGGCGGTGGCGCTGCCATCGGGGCCCGCGCCCAGCGCGAACGACGTGTACCTCTTCCTCCAGACGCTGGTGGGGGCCTGGCCCATGGGGGAGACGCTGTCCTCGGAGGAGCGGGCGGACTTCCACCGGCGGATTCGCGAGTACATGGCCAAGGCCATCAAGGAGGCCAAGGTCCGCACCTCGTGGACCAACCCCGACACCGCCTACGACGAAGCCGTGGCGCGCTTCGTGGACGCCTGCTTCGACCCGGAGAAGGGCGCCTCGTTCCTGGAGGAGGTGCGGAGCTTCAAGCAGCGGCTGGAGCGCGCGGGTCAGCACAACGCGCTGGGGCAGCTCCTCCTGAAGCTGGCCTCGCCCGGCGTGGCGGACACCTATCAGGGCTCCGAGCTGTGGGACCTGTCGCTGGTGGACCCGGACAACCGCCGGCCCGTGGACTTCGAGGCGCGCTCGCGGATGCTCGAGGCGCTGGATGCTCGGGTGGAGGAGGACCGGGCTGGGCTGTGCGCGCGGTTGGCCGCGGACATGGACGATGGCCGCGTGAAGCTCTTCGTCGTGTCGCAGGTGCTGCGGCTGCGGCTGCGCCTGGCGGAGTTGTTCCGCTCCGGGAGCTACCGGGCGCTGGAGCTGTCCGGGGCCCGGGCCCAGACGGCGGTGGCCTTCGCCCGGGAGCGGGAGGACGCGGGCGTGGTGGTGTGTGCGCCGCGCTATGTGCTGTCCGCGCTGGAGTCACCGGAGGGCCTGGCGGGGGCGTACGCCGGCACGTTCCTGGACCTTCCCGAGGCATATGCGGGCATGATGTTCCGCGATGTCTTCACCGGGCGGCAGGTGCGGCCCGAGCGTGGAGTGGGTGGCGTGGTGCTGCCCCTCGCGCCGCTCCTGTCGGGGTTCCCGGTGGTGCTGCTGGAGAGGAGCGCGGGATGA
- a CDS encoding TerC family protein: protein MNTQVALWVGFNLFVLAMLAVDLGLFHRKDHAVSPKEAGIWTLVWISISLAFCGGIWHFAGSTPALQWLTAYVVEYSLSVDNLFVFLLVFSYFRVAPEHQHRVLFWGILGAFVMRAVLIVAGTALVQRFHWLIYLFGAFLVFTAVKMLFSKDEEMDPEQKGIVKFARRVLPVARQGEGSRFFITEDNRRKVTPLFIVLLVVEATDLLFALDSIPAVLGISQDAFIVYTSNVCAILGLRSLFFVVASLMEKFHLLKMGLSAILAFVGVKMLITYFDIHVPISLSLGVIGGILLASIVASLIWPKAPEPGDDRESAKT, encoded by the coding sequence GTGAACACGCAAGTCGCGCTCTGGGTGGGCTTCAACCTCTTCGTGCTGGCGATGCTGGCCGTGGACCTCGGGCTGTTCCACCGCAAGGACCACGCGGTGTCGCCCAAGGAAGCGGGCATCTGGACGCTGGTGTGGATTTCCATCAGCCTGGCGTTCTGCGGGGGCATCTGGCACTTCGCGGGCAGCACGCCGGCGCTCCAGTGGCTGACGGCCTATGTCGTGGAGTACTCGCTCTCCGTCGACAACCTGTTCGTCTTCCTGCTGGTGTTCAGCTACTTCCGGGTGGCGCCCGAGCACCAGCACCGGGTGTTGTTCTGGGGCATCCTGGGCGCGTTCGTGATGCGCGCGGTGCTCATCGTCGCCGGCACGGCGCTGGTGCAGCGCTTCCACTGGCTCATCTACCTGTTCGGCGCCTTCCTCGTCTTCACCGCGGTGAAGATGCTCTTCTCCAAGGACGAGGAGATGGACCCGGAGCAGAAGGGCATCGTCAAGTTCGCGCGCCGGGTGCTGCCGGTGGCGCGGCAGGGTGAGGGCAGCCGCTTCTTCATCACCGAGGACAACCGCCGCAAGGTGACGCCGCTGTTCATCGTGCTCCTGGTGGTGGAGGCCACGGACCTGCTGTTCGCGCTCGACTCCATCCCCGCGGTGCTTGGCATCAGCCAGGACGCCTTCATCGTCTACACGTCCAACGTGTGCGCGATTCTGGGCCTGCGCTCGCTGTTCTTCGTGGTGGCCAGCCTGATGGAGAAGTTCCACCTGCTGAAGATGGGGCTGAGCGCCATCCTGGCCTTCGTGGGCGTGAAGATGTTGATTACCTACTTCGACATCCACGTCCCCATCAGCCTGTCGCTGGGGGTGATTGGCGGCATCCTGCTGGCCTCCATCGTCGCGTCGCTCATCTGGCCCAAGGCGCCGGAGCCGGGCGATGACCGGGAGAGCGCGAAAACCTGA
- the glgX gene encoding glycogen debranching protein GlgX → MRRAEVLPGKPFPLGATYDGHGVNFAVFSEHAKKVEVCLYDAQEPSRETRRFPLLEMTHQVWHGYVPDLKPGTLYGLRIHGPFEPKKGLRFNPNKLLVDPYARAIHGRVDYGAPIYAHVAGGKDEDLVLDKRDDAAGVPKAVVLEDTFDWEGDTSPKVPWHQTVLYELHVKGFTKLHPRVPEALRGTYAGLAHPAAIEHLKKVGVTAVELLPIHHIVDEPFLVERGLTNYWGYSTLGYFAPDARYSASGSRGEQVAEFKGMVKALHQAGIEVILDVVYNHTCEGNHLGPTLSFKGLDNGAYYRLTEKDPRYYLDVTGTGNSWNATHPYALKLVADSLRYWVEEMHVDGFRFDLATTLGRDRHGYDTRAAFFQIVHQDPVLSRVKLISEPWDVGDFGYQVGNFPVLWSEWNGKYRDTIRRYWKGDDRQAAEIGYRLTGSSDLYALSGRKPAASVNFVTAHDGFTLHDLVTYNDKHNEANGEENRDGANDNHSWNCGVEGETDDAKVNALREQQKRNFLATLFLSQGVPMLVAGDEMGRTQKGNNNAYCQDNALSWVNWELSEPQATLLDFTCRLTRLRREQPVLRKRRFFRGAHMWDSELKDLAWFRPDGKEMRKDDWEKPYVRSLAFLLGGDAIAAPDDEGNRIVGDTLLVLMNAHHEPISFLLPALEWGADWEQVVDTATAGASPRTHTPAGGKVQVAGRSLMVLRRPATE, encoded by the coding sequence ATGAGGCGGGCCGAGGTGCTTCCAGGGAAGCCGTTCCCCCTGGGCGCCACGTATGACGGGCACGGGGTCAACTTCGCCGTCTTCAGCGAGCACGCGAAGAAGGTGGAGGTCTGTCTGTATGACGCGCAGGAGCCCTCGAGGGAGACGCGCCGCTTCCCCTTGCTCGAGATGACACACCAGGTCTGGCACGGCTATGTGCCGGACCTGAAGCCCGGCACGCTCTACGGCCTGCGCATCCACGGGCCCTTCGAACCCAAGAAGGGCCTGCGCTTCAATCCGAACAAGCTGCTGGTGGACCCGTATGCACGCGCCATCCACGGCCGCGTGGACTACGGCGCCCCCATCTACGCGCACGTGGCGGGCGGCAAGGACGAGGACCTGGTCCTCGACAAGCGGGACGACGCGGCGGGTGTGCCCAAGGCGGTGGTGTTGGAGGACACCTTCGACTGGGAGGGCGACACCTCGCCCAAGGTGCCGTGGCACCAGACCGTCCTCTACGAGCTGCACGTCAAGGGCTTCACGAAGCTGCATCCCCGCGTGCCGGAGGCCCTGCGCGGGACATATGCGGGGCTGGCGCATCCGGCCGCCATCGAGCACCTGAAGAAGGTGGGCGTGACCGCGGTGGAGCTGCTCCCCATCCACCACATCGTCGACGAGCCGTTCCTCGTCGAGCGCGGGCTGACCAACTACTGGGGCTACAGCACGCTGGGCTACTTCGCGCCGGACGCGCGCTACAGCGCCTCGGGCTCGCGGGGCGAGCAGGTGGCCGAGTTCAAGGGCATGGTGAAGGCGCTGCACCAGGCCGGCATCGAGGTCATCCTCGACGTGGTCTACAACCACACGTGCGAGGGCAACCACCTGGGGCCGACGCTGTCCTTCAAGGGATTGGACAACGGCGCGTACTACCGCCTCACCGAGAAGGACCCTCGCTACTACCTGGACGTCACCGGGACGGGCAACTCGTGGAACGCCACGCACCCGTACGCGCTGAAGCTGGTGGCGGACTCGCTGCGCTACTGGGTGGAGGAGATGCACGTGGACGGGTTCCGCTTCGACCTGGCCACCACGCTGGGCCGTGACAGGCACGGCTACGACACCCGCGCGGCCTTCTTCCAGATTGTCCACCAGGACCCGGTGCTCAGCCGGGTGAAGCTCATCTCCGAGCCGTGGGACGTGGGGGACTTCGGCTACCAGGTGGGCAACTTCCCGGTGCTGTGGAGCGAGTGGAACGGCAAGTACCGCGACACCATCCGCCGCTATTGGAAGGGCGATGACCGGCAGGCGGCGGAGATTGGCTACCGGCTCACGGGCAGCTCGGACCTGTATGCGCTGTCCGGCCGCAAGCCCGCCGCGAGCGTCAACTTCGTCACCGCGCACGACGGCTTCACGCTGCACGACCTGGTCACCTACAACGACAAACACAACGAGGCCAACGGCGAGGAGAACCGCGACGGCGCCAACGACAACCACTCCTGGAACTGCGGCGTGGAGGGCGAGACGGACGACGCGAAGGTCAACGCCCTGCGCGAGCAACAGAAGCGCAACTTCCTGGCCACGCTCTTCCTGTCCCAGGGCGTGCCCATGCTGGTGGCCGGCGACGAGATGGGCCGCACGCAGAAGGGCAACAACAACGCCTACTGTCAGGACAACGCGCTGTCGTGGGTGAACTGGGAGTTGAGCGAGCCGCAGGCCACGCTGTTGGACTTCACCTGCCGGTTGACCCGCCTGCGCCGCGAGCAGCCCGTGTTGCGCAAGCGCCGCTTCTTTCGCGGCGCGCACATGTGGGACAGCGAGCTAAAGGACCTGGCGTGGTTCCGGCCCGACGGCAAGGAGATGCGCAAGGACGACTGGGAGAAGCCCTATGTGCGCTCGCTCGCCTTCCTTCTGGGCGGGGATGCCATCGCCGCGCCGGACGATGAGGGCAACCGGATTGTGGGCGACACGCTGCTCGTGCTGATGAATGCGCACCACGAGCCCATCAGCTTCCTGCTGCCGGCGCTGGAGTGGGGCGCGGATTGGGAGCAGGTGGTGGACACGGCGACGGCGGGGGCCTCTCCCCGCACCCACACGCCAGCGGGGGGCAAGGTGCAGGTGGCGGGGCGTTCCTTGATGGTCCTGCGCAGGCCCGCGACGGAGTAG
- a CDS encoding NAD-dependent epimerase/dehydratase family protein codes for MRALITGAGGFLGVWLAHALVARGDTVTCLLRPGGDASGLSGLDYTRADGDVTDPASLRPAVEGQDVVFHLAGVRRGATREDFMRVNAEGTRHLCDAMVAAGHRPRMLLVGSLAAMGPSTPSRPHVEEDPFQPYEWYGESKAEAERIAFSYGDRLPVTVSRPPRILGPRDRENLTFFRLVKKGLRLELGGGPRPLTMIDVEDVVDVLILQAEHPRAVGEAFFCAGPGGRTLSLEGVQDLCAQALGLQPRTAHVSPWVLKTLASVADGVSRVSGHKLPLNRKLARQLLAPAWTCSGAKAERLLGFRPRRDLEDSIRRSALWYVEHGWL; via the coding sequence ATGAGAGCCCTCATCACCGGCGCTGGTGGCTTCCTGGGAGTCTGGCTGGCCCATGCCCTCGTGGCGCGCGGGGACACCGTGACGTGCCTGCTTCGCCCGGGGGGAGACGCCTCCGGCCTGTCGGGTCTGGACTACACCCGCGCGGACGGAGACGTGACGGACCCCGCCTCGCTGCGCCCCGCGGTGGAGGGCCAGGACGTCGTCTTCCACCTCGCGGGGGTTCGCCGCGGCGCGACACGCGAGGACTTCATGCGCGTCAACGCCGAGGGCACCCGCCACCTGTGTGACGCCATGGTGGCCGCGGGCCACCGCCCCCGGATGCTGCTGGTGGGCTCGCTGGCGGCCATGGGGCCCTCCACCCCCTCCCGCCCGCATGTCGAGGAGGACCCCTTCCAGCCCTACGAGTGGTACGGCGAGAGCAAGGCGGAGGCGGAGCGCATCGCCTTCTCCTATGGAGACCGGCTGCCGGTGACGGTGTCCCGCCCGCCGCGCATCCTCGGTCCCCGAGACAGGGAGAACCTCACCTTCTTCCGGCTGGTGAAGAAGGGCCTGCGCCTGGAGCTCGGCGGCGGTCCGCGTCCCCTCACCATGATTGACGTGGAGGACGTGGTGGACGTGCTGATCCTCCAGGCAGAGCACCCGCGCGCCGTGGGCGAGGCCTTCTTCTGCGCGGGCCCGGGCGGCAGGACGCTCTCCCTGGAGGGCGTGCAGGACCTGTGTGCCCAGGCACTGGGGCTCCAGCCCCGCACGGCGCACGTCAGCCCCTGGGTACTGAAGACCTTGGCGTCGGTGGCCGACGGCGTCTCCCGCGTGTCAGGCCACAAGCTGCCCTTGAACCGGAAGCTGGCAAGGCAACTGCTCGCGCCCGCCTGGACCTGCTCCGGCGCGAAGGCCGAGCGCCTCCTCGGGTTTCGCCCCCGAAGAGACCTGGAAGACTCCATCCGCCGCAGCGCCCTCTGGTACGTCGAACACGGCTGGCTCTAG